DNA sequence from the Bombus huntii isolate Logan2020A chromosome 7, iyBomHunt1.1, whole genome shotgun sequence genome:
TGCTCACCTCGGTAAGAGTCATTTTGACGTGTTCAAACCGCTTCTTGAGGAGCTAAGCCGTCGAGGTCACGAGCTGACGGTAATTTCTCATTTTCCAAGAACTGAGAAGGCGATCGCGGAGGAACCTTTGCCCACTTACAAGGATATTAGTCTGCGAAATGAGAAACTCGGTGTGTTTGTAAACGTGGTCGATCTACATGCGATTGACAGTTCCtactttcaaatatttacCGATTTATACATGCTGTACACTATGTCGGGACTGGTTTGCGATATTGCCCTGAAGAATCCAGAAGTAAAACAGTTGGTCGACTCTGGGAAGAAGTTCGATCTGATGCTTGTCGAGAGCTTCAATACAAACTGTTTCATGGTGCTCGTACACAAGTTTAACGTGCCttttatacaaatatccacTCATCAGTTGATGGCATGGGCCATCGATGATTTAGGAGTCTCAAACGAAGCCAGTTACATACCGTCGATGTTTACTCGATTGCCAAGGCCAATGAACTTTTTCCAAAGAATGATAAACGCAGTATCGGCATTCGTAACAACGATGGTATTCCGCACGCTGTTCAATTGGCGCGATTACTCCGTGGCAAACGAATTTTACGGTCCGGGAATTCCGGATTTGAAATCGATCAGTAACAACGCATCACTCATGTTCGTCAATACGCATTATTCTGTTCACGGTGCTATCTCGTTCCCGCCGAATGTGATCGAGATCGGTGGAATTCACATCTCACCGAAAGTGAAACCCTTGCCAccgaaaattaaaaagtttttgGACGAAGCTCACGAAGGTGTCTTGTATTTTAATCTCGGCTCGATGGTGAAGACGGCCTCGATGCCGGAGGACAAATTGAAAGTGTTTATCAAAGTTTTTACCTCTATACCTCGAAAAGTGATTTGGAAATGGGAAGTGGATGGCATACCGGATAATTCTGGATTGGATAATTCCAATAACGTCCTTATAGAGAAGTGGCTGCCTCAGTACGACATATTGAGTAAGTATGGTACTTTATTCCcttattatctttttttgcTATGTTTTTCTAGTCTTCACTGATAGTTACATATTATTACTACGATATTTGGAAATGGTATTTGGAGTAACCTATAGCGGGATAATAGAGCGGCAAAAGTCAGCCTAGTATTATGTGAAAGTAATGACTTGTAGTATCGTGTTCGATGCGAGCGTACGCGATGCTCGTTTCGTTGATACGCGGGCATTAGAATCACGTTTCATCGATAGGTCTCTACGTTTTCTAATAGGTTGCTCCTTACTGGAAcagtataattttacaaaaactGTAGAGAGCTTTCGCCTCTAAAGGGTTTATCcgcattttccattttattccAATACAAAGGAAGCTTCTATACGATCGTTATCAGATATAGGCTTTACAATGCGACGTTTCGTCGTTGCATAACAATATACAAGCTACTTGTCGTTGAACGAGATAAACAATGAATCATTGTTTGTTCCATTAAAATTATCCGGTTATTCGCATGCCTGCGTTTTCCGAACTGTATCGGCACGCTAACGAATCCGAATGTCTCGTTCAAATTTTTCGTCGCGTGCacgttaattttcatttttacctTGTTCCACAGCTTTGACACGATATGCATAATTACAGTGAGCAGTTTGACGGCGATTGCATATATTGAAGCGTGGGTCGAAATCTAGAAACGTCTTACTTACGAACCTTTTGCCATTGTCGTTCATAAGTGgtcgataaataaattagattCAACGAATTACAAAGTCGATTTATCTTTGTGCGCCTGATACAGTCGATAGATTTAAACTGTTTATTTAACGCTTCTCCCATTTGGAATTTTGCGAGTCAGCATTGCCACTTGTGCCATTATCAACGGTCGAGTGGATCGCATGAACGCGTTGTTTTTTCTCTCGATCGCTTCTATTTAGACTGTTActccatttttcttcttccactttCTTCTCATCGAAGCTAGAGCATTGCCTTTTACACGGTGCGTTGGATATAGCAAGCTTATAGATCGCGTTATAAATCGTGTTGGAATCGGTTTGCTCAACGGTGCGGCGTACAGATCATGCAACGACGCGACGTTGCGCGAGAAATGGATCGGTACTAGGAATCGAAATTGAAATTCCATGCCGCTGGATCGAGCTAATCGAAACGGCCCTTGGAAATCGCGGCGAAATATAGGAAGCGTATTTTGGGTGAGGCAGCGAGCCGATATTTGCCATAGCGCGGTGGCCGCGATGCCGAGCATCAAAAGGTTTTGAAACTTTCAAAACGGTATGCATAAAGGAGGAGCTTTCGTTACCTCGAAATGATTTCGCGTCATCGATGCCCTATGTGTTATGCGTACACGCGTCATCGTCGATGATTGAacatcaaattatttttcgatCTCGAAATTATTTCGGCGCGTAGGATGACATCGCTTTCGACGCGGCCCTGATCGACTCTCTGTATTCGATTAATCGTGATTACCGTTTGATATAACGTTCTCTCGAGCAATTATCGGTTTCTCGTGATATGCAATATTCCATGAAATATTTCACCATCCATGATATTTCGTACCGCGTGACGCAGTCCTGGACATCGAAGGAAACGATTTGAAACGTTGTCAAAGTCGAACATTCACGTTCTTCCCTTTTGGCTTTCTTCTAGAAGGTAGT
Encoded proteins:
- the LOC126867709 gene encoding UDP-glucosyltransferase 2-like, coding for MWITGNRIIFLLFLVVLTSCSDANNSTVPKKQLKILAVFAHLGKSHFDVFKPLLEELSRRGHELTVISHFPRTEKAIAEEPLPTYKDISLRNEKLGVFVNVVDLHAIDSSYFQIFTDLYMLYTMSGLVCDIALKNPEVKQLVDSGKKFDLMLVESFNTNCFMVLVHKFNVPFIQISTHQLMAWAIDDLGVSNEASYIPSMFTRLPRPMNFFQRMINAVSAFVTTMVFRTLFNWRDYSVANEFYGPGIPDLKSISNNASLMFVNTHYSVHGAISFPPNVIEIGGIHISPKVKPLPPKIKKFLDEAHEGVLYFNLGSMVKTASMPEDKLKVFIKVFTSIPRKVIWKWEVDGIPDNSGLDNSNNVLIEKWLPQYDILNHPNVKCYFGHGGLLGLSEGVQSGVPMVLMPFFGDQYQNAIAAQARGVALVVDFVKLNEQTLKHTLDEIFNNTRYRENAKKLSKAFKDRPNTPLETAVWWTEYVGRGNASPYIRSEAANMSWCQRNLIDVMVTLAVLALLSLYVSYRILKCILTRATKRQEQKNGAMSKKRD